GTCGGAGAATTCGAGCTCTCCAGCAACGACCAGATCGTCGCCGATGCGTTCCGTTCGCCAGGAGCGAAGGCGGGGAAACGGGGAAAGCTCGTTGCGCGCGAGCGCGGCGACACCTCCGACGAATTGCGGCGACACGGTGACGACGACGTAGTCGACGAGCCGGGCCTTGAGGAAGCTCGTCAGGATGCGCGAGCCGCCCTCGACCAGCACGTGGGCAATGCCGACGTCGGCGAGGCGACGAGCCAGGGCCTCGAGGTTCACCCAGCCGTTCGCGAGCGCGGGCAAACGAAGCACGTCGGCGCCACGGGAGCGAAGCGCCGCTTCGGCCTCGTCTCCCGCTCGCTCGGTGGTCGCCACCCAGGGCTTGCGATCTTCAAGGAGCAGATGGACCTCTCGCGGCAGCCGCAAACGGGAATCCACGACGATCGGCCTCGGATCGGTACCCGGCACCAGGCGCACCGTAAGCCTCGGGTTGTCGGCGATGACGGTGCCGATCCCGACGAGGATGGCGTCATGGGCCGCCCGAAGCTCGTGCGTGAGCTGCCAGGAGTGATCGCAGCTCAGAGCAATGGGGCGGTTTCGCTCGCCGGCAATGCTGCCGTCCAGGCTCTGGGCGTAGGCGACGGTGAACATCGGCCGGCCCAGACGTTCCACCGTCGCTTCGGCAGCGCCGAGCCGCGTATAGAGCTCGTCGAGAATCGGAACGAGCACCCGTTCTCCGGAGAACATTCCATCTTCTATATCCCACCGTGAGCCCGCGGCACAAATGTCCGCGATAAGATTCGGTTCCGTGAAACGGGACTGGGTGCGATATCTCGAAGCGAAACGGGGCGTGGACGATCGCGCGCTCGACCGACGCGTCTGGGAGCGGCTCGAGGCTGAGCTTCGCGCCCCGGGCAGGCCAGAGATCGACATCGCCGACATCGGCGCCGGAACCGGGACCGGGCTTTACCGCATGGTGGCTTGGGGACTTCTCCGGGGCTTCGAGCGCGTGCGCTACACGGCGGTCGAGCCCGACTCCGAGCTGCGGGAGCGCATTCGTGACAATGGGTACGAGCTTCCCATCGAAATGACGTTCGTGGGCTCGGAGCTCGATGAGCTGACCGGGCTCGACCGCCGATTCGACCTCGTGGTCGCCCACGCCCTGCTGGACCTCCTGCCGCTGGAACCGACCGTCGACAAGCTTCTCGCGATCGGGAGACGCGGAGGACTTCTCTACTGTCCGATCACCTTCGACGGCGAGACGCTCCTCGAGCCCGAGGTCGAGGCCGACGAAGCTATCCTGGAGACGTACCATGCCACGATGGCCCGAAAGGGCCGGACCGGACGCTTGCTCTTCCACGCTCTGACGTCACGAGGCGCGCGCGTGCTCGAGATCGGAAGCTCGGACTGGATCGTTCATCCTCGAGACGGCCGATACCCTGGCGACGAACAATTCTTCCTCCAGTTCCTCGTGGACCTGATCGTCGAGGCGGTACGCGATCACATCGACGAACCTGTCGTAAACGCCTGGCGGAAACAGCGCCACCGACAGATCCTCGAAGCGAACCTCGTTCTCGTAGCGCACCAGATGGACGTCCTCGCGAAAATCGGCTGAAAAAGAGCGCCGAGAAAGACCGTCGCCGATGCCATACCCGCCGCGGCTCCCTTCGAAAACCGCTCGGGGGAGCATGTCACCCCGCCTATTTTTGCTGGCGCAGGTAGTCGTCGGTTCCCTCGAGCCAGTCTTTTCGTGGTGGGGTGAAAAAATCGACGTCGAGGGTATCCTCGAGAGCCTCGGCCTTGTGCGGCACGTTGGACGGCAGCACCAGGACCTCGCCGGAGCGAACGACGAAAGGCTCCGCGTCCTCGGTGCCGATCCAGAACTTCAGCGCTCCCTCCAGAACGTACGTGAGCTGCTCGTTCTCGTGGTGGTGCATCGGCACGAGGCACCCCTTCTTCATGTACACGTGCGTCACCATCGAACGGTCGCCGGCGACGATGCGGCGATCGAGGTACGCGGTCAGCTTCTCCTTCGGCAGGTCGTCCCAGCGGACGTGCTTGACTCGGCTGTTATCGGTCACGGTTCCTCCTATTCTTCCTTTACGAGCGTTCTATCGGGGCAAGTGCATTGAGCACGAGCCGGGTGATGAAAAATACCGCCCAGCCGGCCGAGCGGTGGCGGACGCAGGTCCCGCCAAGGCATTGAGCACGAGCAGGGTGATTAATCACTCAGTACACCCTGCGCGAGCGGAGCGAGCCCGGCGCGAAGCGCCGCGAAGGCCGAGCCGGGGCGGACGTTCGATCGCAGGTCCCGCCACGGCATTAACCATGAGCAGGGTGATGAAAGACTCAGTGCGCCCTGCGCGAGCGGAGCGAGCCCGGCGCGAAGCGCCGCGAAGGCCGAGCCGGG
The genomic region above belongs to Vicinamibacteria bacterium and contains:
- a CDS encoding dihydrofolate reductase family protein; the encoded protein is MFSGERVLVPILDELYTRLGAAEATVERLGRPMFTVAYAQSLDGSIAGERNRPIALSCDHSWQLTHELRAAHDAILVGIGTVIADNPRLTVRLVPGTDPRPIVVDSRLRLPREVHLLLEDRKPWVATTERAGDEAEAALRSRGADVLRLPALANGWVNLEALARRLADVGIAHVLVEGGSRILTSFLKARLVDYVVVTVSPQFVGGVAALARNELSPFPRLRSWRTERIGDDLVVAGELEFSDE
- a CDS encoding class I SAM-dependent methyltransferase gives rise to the protein MKRDWVRYLEAKRGVDDRALDRRVWERLEAELRAPGRPEIDIADIGAGTGTGLYRMVAWGLLRGFERVRYTAVEPDSELRERIRDNGYELPIEMTFVGSELDELTGLDRRFDLVVAHALLDLLPLEPTVDKLLAIGRRGGLLYCPITFDGETLLEPEVEADEAILETYHATMARKGRTGRLLFHALTSRGARVLEIGSSDWIVHPRDGRYPGDEQFFLQFLVDLIVEAVRDHIDEPVVNAWRKQRHRQILEANLVLVAHQMDVLAKIG
- a CDS encoding cupin domain-containing protein is translated as MTDNSRVKHVRWDDLPKEKLTAYLDRRIVAGDRSMVTHVYMKKGCLVPMHHHENEQLTYVLEGALKFWIGTEDAEPFVVRSGEVLVLPSNVPHKAEALEDTLDVDFFTPPRKDWLEGTDDYLRQQK